TCTATTTATGAAGGGTTATTAAGATTTGATGATAAAGGTAAGATTACAGGTGGACTTGCTAAAAGCTATATCAAGGAAGGTAATAAGTATTCATTTGAATTAAGAGATAATCTTAAATATTCAGATGGGACAGAAATTAAACTTGAAGATATAGAGGCTTCTTTAATAAGAGCACTTAACAAAGCTTTTCTTTCTCAATATGCCTCAAATTTATTTGTAATAAAAAATGCAAGACCTTATTATGAAGGTAAGGTATCAAGAGAAGATTTAGGTATTAAGATTGAAAATAATATGTTAGTTATTGAACTTGAAAAAGATTATAACTATTTCCCTTATTTAATGACATTACCTGTTAGTGCACCATATAAAGAGGGGAAATATAACGGTCCATATAAGTTAGAATTACAAACAGAGCAGGAAATATTTATCAGCAAAAATGAAAATTATTGGAGAAGTTCAGAAGTACATGTTAATAAGGTTAAATATGTTTATTTTAAAGATTTTTCAGTATTAAATAATTTAATAAAAAATGAAGATATAGATATTTCAAGAGTAGATATTGAATTATTAGATTCTAAAAACATTAATTCATATTATGATGGAAGAATTTGGTACTTAGACTATAACTTAGTAAACAATGAAATGTTAAAAAACTTACATTTAAGAAAAGCTATATCTCTTGCTATAGATAGAGATGCATATATGAAATTAAAAAATGATGGTTCTAAAAAAGCATTTAATTTAGTAGATGAATTATTTGGTTATAAGCCAGATTATTTAATTGAAGATTTTAATTTAGAACTTGCTAAATTTGAATTAGAGCTTGCCAAAAAAGAATTAGGAAAAGATAATTTCAAAATAGAATTATTATCAGGAAATAGTTCTATAGAAGTTAAAGAAATACAATTTATACAAGAGCAATTAAAGAAAAATTTAGGATTGGATGTAGAAGTTAAGACTGTACCATTTAATGATAGATTAGCTTTAATTAGAGAAAATAAATATGATATTGCATTAAATACTTGGTCAGCTAAATACAAAGATCCAGTATCTATATTAGAGAGATTTAGATATAGAAATAAGAAAATAGAAGTTTTTGAACAAGAAAAATACATAAATTTACTTGAAGAAGGTAGAATATTTACAGAAAATAGAATTAGTAAAATAAAAGAGGCAGAAAAGATGTTATTAGAAAATCTAATAGTATCACCACTTTATTTCTCTATAGAAAATCAATATATTAGTGATAGAATTACTAATATAGTGAATTATCCTATAGGAAGTGTTACTGATTTATCATATATTATGTGGAAATAAAAAAGTGCACCAAAAATCTTGAAATCAAGATTGGAGGTGCTTTTTTAATATCTATATTTTTCCTCTATATTTATCTAAAAAATTTTGTAATATTATTTGAGCTGCAACCATATCTACAACTTTTCTTCTTTCTTTACCATTTTTTTTTGAAAAGTTTTTCAAATAATATTCTGCCTCTTTAGTTGTGTATCTTTCATCTATATAATGTATTGGAAGATTTTCAGGTATAAATAGTTTTAATTCAGAAACAAATCTTTCTATTTTTTCAACTTGTATTGAATTTTGCCCATCTTTTGTTTTAGGTAAACCTAATACAAGAGCTATTACTTTTTCACTATTTATTATCTCTTTTATTCTTTCAAATGGATCTGTTATATTTCTATCTATTACTTCATAACTTGAAGCAAACATTGCAAGTCCATCAGATTTAGCAACACCTATTCTTACATCTCCAATATCTAAACCTAGATATATTTTCATATTATATACCTTTTATGTATTCTAAAGTTTTCTCTAATGCTTCTTTTACTTTATTTCCATCTTTTCCACCAGCTTGTGCAAAATCTGGTCTTCCTCCACCATTACCATCAGCAATGGTAGCAGCATTTTTAACTATATTTCCTGCATGATATTTATTAATTAAATCTTTAGTAACACCTGAAACAAATATTGCTTTTTCATTATTAGAACCAAATAAGATAACACATGATTTAAGGATTTCCTTAGCTCTATCTACTAAATCTTTTAATTCATTTACATCTTTATCTTTAAATGATTTAACTAATACTTTTACGCCATTAATATCTATAGCTTCATTAGTTAAATCATTAATTTCAAATTTAACTAATCTTCTTTGTAATTCTTTAATAGTATTTTCTTGAACCTTTACTTCTTCCCTATATTTATTTATAGCAGGAATTAGATTAACAGGAGAAGTTTTAAATTTATTTGAAATATCTTGTATATCTTTTTCTAAGTTATGAACATATTCTAAACTCTTATATCCTGTTGTAGCTTCTATTCTTCTTATACCAGAAGCTTTTCCTTGTTCAGACTTTATTTTAAATAATCCAATTTCACCAGTAGAAGATACATGAGTTCCTCCGCAAAGTTCTAAGGACACACCTGAAATGTCAATAACTCTTACAACATCGCCATATTTATCACTGAATAATGCCATAGCACCTTTTTTAACTGCATCATTAATGTTTTCATAATTAATGTATACAGGTAGATTTTCTAAAATTAATTCATTTACTTTATTTTCAATTATATTAACTTGTTCTTGACTTACTTGCTCATAATATGAAAAGTCAAACCTTAAGCCATCATCACTAACAAGTGAACCAGCTTGTTCTACAGCACTTCCTAGTACATCTTTTAATACTTTATGTAAAAGATGTGTTGCAGTATGATTCTTTTTGATGTCATTTCTTCTTTTTTTATCAACTTCTAAAATGTATTCTATATCAAATTTAAGTTCTTCACCTGAGATATAGTGTATAAATACATCAGATTTTTTAATTACATCTTTAACTTCTGCTATGACCTTATTATCATATTTAATTACACCTTTATCGGCTATTTGTCCTCCACCTTCAGCATAAAATGGAGTTCTATTAAATATTACTTCATATAATTCATTTTCTAAATTTTTAATATGTAATACTTTTGCCTCATCATTTAAAGTGTCATATCCTGTAAATAGAGTTTTACCATTTTCTTTATAGAATTTATCAATAAATTCATCTTTAATCATATCAGAATTTTTTACTCTTGAATCTTGAGATCTTTTAACTTGTTCTTCTAATTTTTGATTAAATTCATCTTCTGAAACTATCATTTTGTTGTTCTCAACTATTAATCTTGTAAATTCAAATGGGAATCCATAAGTATCATAAAGTTTAAATGATACATCACTTGGTAATTTACTTATATTTTCTGATTTACATTTTTTTATTTCTTCAAATAATATTTCAGTTCCAGATTTTAATGTTCTTGAGAACTTATCTTCTTCTGATTTTATAATATTTTTAATATATTCTCTTTTTTCATCAAGTTCTATATATGCTTCTTTCATATTATCTATGATAGAGTCAACTATATTATGTAAGAAAGTAAGAGATTTATTGAAAATTTCTCTATTTTCAATAGCTCCAGCACCATAAGCTCTTCTAATTAATTTTTTAAGTATGTATCCACGTCCTTCATTAGAAGGTAATACTCCATCACAAATTAAGAAAGTTGAAGCTTTTAGATGATCAGCAATTATTTTAACTGAAGTTGAAATTTCTTCTTCCTTTATACTTAAAACCTCTTTAATATTTTCAATAATTGGAATGAATAAATCAGTTTCAAAATTATTACTCTTATTTTGCACAACTGAAGCTATTCTTTCAAGACCTGCTCCTGTATCAATATTTTTTTCTGGAAGTGGGACAAGCGATCCATCTTCAAGTCTATTCCATTCAGTAAATACTAGATTCCAAATTTCTAAGAATCTATTACCCTCATCACCAGGTTTAGAATTTATTTCCTCATTATTTTCTCCCATAATTTGAGTATCATAATATATTTCAGAACAAGGACCACAAGAACCTATTTCTCCTGCTGCCCACCAGTTATCATCATCACCTAGTCTTACCATGTGATCTTCTGGCACTCCAACTTCTTTAGTCCATATATCATATGCTTCATCATCTGTTAAATAAACAGATACATATAATCTGTTTGGATCTAATTTTAATATTTCAGTTATGTATTCCCAAGACCATTTAATTGATTCTCTTTTAAAATAATCTCCAAAAGAAAAATTACCTAACATTTCAAAGAAAGTATGGTGTCTTGGTGTAACTCCAACATTTTCTAAGTCGTTAGTTCTTATACATTTTTGATATGTAGTTATTCTATTATATGGTGCTTTTTTTTCACCTAAGAAAAATGATTTAAAAGGTACCATACCAGCAACTGTTAATAATAATGTTTTATCATCTGGTATTAGGGATGCACTTTCAAAATGTTTGTGCTCTTTAGATTTAAAAAACTCAATAAAGCTTTTTCTTAATTCATTTCCAGTCATTTTTTATCACCTTTATATTTAATTTATACTTTAAAAGTATATCACAAAAAGTGAACTATTTCAATAAAATTGAAGGCTGTGAAATAAATAAAATGAAGATAATATCAATGTTTTTAGATATAATGTATGAATTAGAGAAAAACTATGCAATTTTTTTTGCATAAATGCTATTGAAAAAACGAATAAATGATAGTATACTTTCTAATGAAAATGCTTGCACAAAAAGGAGTAAATATGAAAAAAATTACGATTAAGGATGTTGCAAAGAAAGCAAATGTGAGTGAGGCTACAGTATCAAGGGTAATGTCTAATAGTCCTTTAATTAGTGAT
The genomic region above belongs to Streptobacillus moniliformis DSM 12112 and contains:
- a CDS encoding peptide ABC transporter substrate-binding protein gives rise to the protein MKKILNRLMWILSFFILFMSCFKAEVNTEDKVLVYNLFSTPRTLDPHKFNDNISMQISNSIYEGLLRFDDKGKITGGLAKSYIKEGNKYSFELRDNLKYSDGTEIKLEDIEASLIRALNKAFLSQYASNLFVIKNARPYYEGKVSREDLGIKIENNMLVIELEKDYNYFPYLMTLPVSAPYKEGKYNGPYKLELQTEQEIFISKNENYWRSSEVHVNKVKYVYFKDFSVLNNLIKNEDIDISRVDIELLDSKNINSYYDGRIWYLDYNLVNNEMLKNLHLRKAISLAIDRDAYMKLKNDGSKKAFNLVDELFGYKPDYLIEDFNLELAKFELELAKKELGKDNFKIELLSGNSSIEVKEIQFIQEQLKKNLGLDVEVKTVPFNDRLALIRENKYDIALNTWSAKYKDPVSILERFRYRNKKIEVFEQEKYINLLEEGRIFTENRISKIKEAEKMLLENLIVSPLYFSIENQYISDRITNIVNYPIGSVTDLSYIMWK
- the ruvX gene encoding Holliday junction resolvase RuvX; translation: MKIYLGLDIGDVRIGVAKSDGLAMFASSYEVIDRNITDPFERIKEIINSEKVIALVLGLPKTKDGQNSIQVEKIERFVSELKLFIPENLPIHYIDERYTTKEAEYYLKNFSKKNGKERRKVVDMVAAQIILQNFLDKYRGKI
- the alaS gene encoding alanine--tRNA ligase, whose translation is MTGNELRKSFIEFFKSKEHKHFESASLIPDDKTLLLTVAGMVPFKSFFLGEKKAPYNRITTYQKCIRTNDLENVGVTPRHHTFFEMLGNFSFGDYFKRESIKWSWEYITEILKLDPNRLYVSVYLTDDEAYDIWTKEVGVPEDHMVRLGDDDNWWAAGEIGSCGPCSEIYYDTQIMGENNEEINSKPGDEGNRFLEIWNLVFTEWNRLEDGSLVPLPEKNIDTGAGLERIASVVQNKSNNFETDLFIPIIENIKEVLSIKEEEISTSVKIIADHLKASTFLICDGVLPSNEGRGYILKKLIRRAYGAGAIENREIFNKSLTFLHNIVDSIIDNMKEAYIELDEKREYIKNIIKSEEDKFSRTLKSGTEILFEEIKKCKSENISKLPSDVSFKLYDTYGFPFEFTRLIVENNKMIVSEDEFNQKLEEQVKRSQDSRVKNSDMIKDEFIDKFYKENGKTLFTGYDTLNDEAKVLHIKNLENELYEVIFNRTPFYAEGGGQIADKGVIKYDNKVIAEVKDVIKKSDVFIHYISGEELKFDIEYILEVDKKRRNDIKKNHTATHLLHKVLKDVLGSAVEQAGSLVSDDGLRFDFSYYEQVSQEQVNIIENKVNELILENLPVYINYENINDAVKKGAMALFSDKYGDVVRVIDISGVSLELCGGTHVSSTGEIGLFKIKSEQGKASGIRRIEATTGYKSLEYVHNLEKDIQDISNKFKTSPVNLIPAINKYREEVKVQENTIKELQRRLVKFEINDLTNEAIDINGVKVLVKSFKDKDVNELKDLVDRAKEILKSCVILFGSNNEKAIFVSGVTKDLINKYHAGNIVKNAATIADGNGGGRPDFAQAGGKDGNKVKEALEKTLEYIKGI